One window of the Chryseotalea sp. WA131a genome contains the following:
- the carB gene encoding carbamoyl-phosphate synthase large subunit, whose translation MPRDRSIRSVLIIGSGPIIIGQACEFDYAGSQASRSLREEGIEVILINSNPATIMTDKVTADHVYLKPLEKKYIREILEKHNIDAVLPTMGGQTALNLCIECDKAGIWEHYGVKIIGVDIKAIETTEDREKFRLKMLELGVGVCKGSTATSFLKGKEIAQEIGFPLVIRPSFTLGGTGGGFVNKPEDFDQALNRGLQASPIHEVLVEQSIMGWKEYELELLRDGKGNVIIICSIENFDPMGIHTGDSITVAPAMTLPDTVYQHMRDLAIKMMNGIGKFAGGCNVQFSVNPDNDDQIIGIEINPRVSRSSALASKATGYPIAKIAAKLAIGYNLDELKNAITGTTTAYFEPALDYVIVKIPRWNFDKFHGADRKLGLQMKSVGEAMGIGRNFQEALQKACQSLEIRRNGLGADGKELTKQDDLLYSLEHPSWNRLFHIYDSMKLGISMKTIQKLTKIDKWFLEQIWDLVELEKEIEKYKVDTIPVSLMRTAKEKGYADRQLAHLMDCLESEVHLKRREMGINRVFKLVDTCAAEFEAKTPYYYSTFDTENESIVSEKKKVIVLGSGPNRIGQGIEFDYSCVHGVLAAKELGYETIMINCNPETVSTDFDIADKLYFEPVFWEHLWDIIQHEKPEGVIVQLGGQTALKLAEKLHKYGVKILGTSFEALDLAEDRGSFSTLLKELGIPYPDFGVATDADEALEVSKTIGFPLLVRPSYVLGGQSMKIVINEKELEHHILDIWKHLPENKVLLDHFLDGAIEAEADAICDGEDVYIIGIMQHIEPAGIHSGDSYAVLPPYNLGDFVIKQIENYTKRIAVALKTVGLINIQFAIKNDKVYIIEANPRASRTVPFICKAYDEPYVKYATKVMLGDCKVKDFNFNPTKKGYAIKVPVFSFSKFPDVNKELGPEMKSTGEAIYFIDDLMDDYFLNIYNERNLYLSR comes from the coding sequence ATGCCACGCGATAGAAGCATTCGCTCCGTACTGATTATCGGCAGCGGCCCTATTATTATTGGTCAAGCCTGCGAATTTGATTACGCAGGTTCACAAGCTTCTCGCTCGCTGCGCGAAGAGGGCATCGAAGTGATCCTCATCAACTCCAACCCGGCCACGATTATGACCGATAAGGTGACGGCCGACCATGTGTATTTGAAGCCGCTGGAGAAAAAATACATCCGCGAAATTTTGGAGAAACACAACATCGATGCCGTACTGCCTACCATGGGCGGGCAAACGGCATTGAACTTATGCATCGAGTGCGATAAGGCAGGTATTTGGGAGCATTACGGTGTGAAAATTATTGGCGTTGACATCAAAGCCATTGAAACCACCGAAGACCGCGAGAAATTCCGGTTGAAGATGTTGGAGTTGGGCGTGGGTGTATGCAAAGGCTCTACGGCCACTTCGTTTTTGAAAGGAAAAGAAATTGCGCAGGAAATTGGCTTTCCGTTGGTGATTCGTCCCTCATTTACCTTGGGTGGAACGGGTGGAGGTTTTGTGAACAAGCCAGAAGATTTTGATCAAGCACTGAACCGTGGCTTGCAAGCATCACCCATCCACGAGGTGTTGGTGGAGCAGAGCATTATGGGCTGGAAAGAATATGAGTTGGAGTTACTGCGCGATGGAAAAGGAAACGTAATCATCATCTGCTCGATCGAAAACTTTGACCCGATGGGCATCCACACGGGCGACTCGATTACGGTAGCACCCGCGATGACGCTGCCCGACACCGTGTATCAACACATGCGCGACCTCGCCATTAAAATGATGAATGGCATCGGTAAGTTTGCAGGCGGTTGCAACGTGCAGTTCTCTGTCAATCCAGATAATGATGATCAAATCATCGGCATCGAAATCAACCCGCGTGTGTCTCGTTCATCAGCACTCGCATCAAAAGCTACGGGCTACCCGATTGCAAAAATCGCGGCCAAGTTGGCTATTGGTTATAACTTAGATGAGTTGAAGAATGCGATTACGGGCACAACTACTGCTTACTTTGAGCCTGCACTCGACTACGTGATCGTGAAAATTCCGCGCTGGAATTTCGATAAGTTTCACGGTGCTGATCGCAAGCTAGGCTTGCAAATGAAATCGGTAGGCGAAGCGATGGGTATTGGAAGGAATTTTCAGGAAGCACTGCAAAAAGCTTGTCAGAGTTTAGAAATCAGAAGAAATGGTTTAGGTGCCGATGGAAAAGAGTTGACCAAGCAAGATGATTTGCTGTATAGCCTCGAGCATCCGAGCTGGAACCGTCTCTTCCATATTTATGATTCGATGAAGCTCGGCATCTCGATGAAAACCATTCAAAAACTGACCAAGATTGACAAATGGTTCTTGGAGCAGATTTGGGATTTAGTTGAATTAGAAAAAGAAATCGAAAAATATAAAGTTGATACCATTCCTGTTTCGCTCATGCGCACGGCCAAAGAAAAAGGCTATGCCGATCGTCAGTTGGCACACTTGATGGATTGCCTCGAAAGCGAAGTGCACTTAAAGCGCAGAGAGATGGGCATCAACCGCGTATTCAAATTGGTAGATACGTGTGCCGCTGAGTTTGAAGCAAAGACGCCTTATTATTATTCTACTTTTGATACCGAGAATGAATCAATCGTATCGGAAAAGAAAAAAGTAATTGTATTGGGCTCTGGCCCGAATCGAATTGGACAAGGAATCGAGTTCGACTACTCGTGCGTGCACGGTGTGTTGGCTGCAAAAGAGTTGGGCTACGAAACCATCATGATCAACTGCAACCCTGAAACGGTTTCCACCGATTTTGACATTGCCGATAAATTGTACTTCGAGCCAGTCTTCTGGGAACATCTGTGGGACATCATTCAGCACGAAAAACCCGAAGGTGTGATTGTGCAGTTGGGCGGACAAACGGCATTGAAGTTGGCGGAAAAACTTCATAAGTATGGCGTGAAAATTTTAGGCACTTCGTTTGAGGCGTTGGACTTGGCCGAAGACCGCGGAAGTTTTTCAACCTTGTTAAAAGAGTTGGGAATTCCGTATCCAGATTTTGGTGTGGCCACCGATGCCGATGAAGCACTCGAAGTTTCCAAAACAATTGGTTTCCCGCTGCTGGTTCGTCCCTCGTATGTGTTGGGTGGGCAGAGCATGAAGATTGTGATCAACGAAAAAGAACTTGAGCACCATATTCTTGATATTTGGAAACACCTTCCTGAAAATAAGGTACTGCTCGATCACTTTTTGGATGGAGCCATTGAAGCCGAGGCCGATGCAATTTGCGATGGCGAAGATGTGTACATCATTGGCATCATGCAGCACATTGAGCCAGCCGGCATTCATTCAGGCGATAGCTATGCGGTGTTGCCGCCTTACAACCTGGGCGACTTTGTGATCAAGCAAATTGAAAATTACACCAAGCGCATTGCTGTTGCGCTGAAAACCGTGGGGTTGATCAACATTCAGTTCGCCATCAAGAATGACAAAGTGTACATTATTGAAGCCAACCCACGTGCTTCACGCACAGTGCCATTCATTTGCAAAGCGTATGATGAGCCGTATGTGAAGTACGCCACCAAAGTAATGCTGGGCGATTGCAAGGTGAAAGATTTTAATTTCAACCCCACCAAAAAAGGCTACGCGATAAAAGTGCCCGTGTTCTCGTTCAGCAAATTCCCCGATGTAAACAAAGAGCTCGGCCCTGAGATGAAATCAACTGGTGAAGCGATCTACTTTATTGATGATTTGATGGACGACTACTTCCTCAATATCTATAATGAAAGGAATTTGTATTTGAGTAGGTAA
- a CDS encoding MFS transporter, giving the protein MAEANPYAVLAIKDFRFFIAARLLVTLAILVQAVVVGWQVYEITKDPLSLGLIGLAEAIPAITVSLYAGHLADIVERKKIIVVCLVTLVLCSFALLFFTVDMGAFILANGALPIYVVIFVSGIARGFLSPANFSFMPQLVSRDLYQNAIVWNSTLWEGAAVGGPILGGLIYGYFDITTAYAMDAALMVGGLLCIILIPNRPLPPISEEQNVFEKIKAGIKFVFQNQIILGAITLDLFAVLFGGAVALLPIFANEILHVGKEGLGFLRSAPGIGAVLMAVYITRNPIQKNMGRILLWCVAGFGACMIGFGLSTYFWLSMALLILSGMFDCVSVIVRSTLIHTLTPENMKGRVSAVNSIFIGSSNEIGSFESGVAAKLLGVVPSVIFGGVMTLGVVAVTGWKAVKLRRLDNVK; this is encoded by the coding sequence ATGGCAGAAGCTAATCCATACGCGGTACTCGCAATCAAAGACTTCCGGTTTTTTATTGCCGCGAGGTTGTTGGTAACGTTGGCCATTTTAGTGCAGGCGGTGGTGGTGGGTTGGCAGGTTTACGAAATCACAAAGGACCCTCTTTCGCTTGGCTTAATTGGTTTGGCAGAAGCCATTCCTGCGATTACCGTTTCCTTATATGCAGGGCATCTAGCAGATATTGTTGAGCGAAAAAAGATTATTGTCGTGTGCCTGGTCACGCTCGTGCTGTGTTCGTTCGCGCTGCTTTTTTTTACCGTTGATATGGGGGCGTTCATTTTGGCCAATGGTGCCTTGCCTATTTATGTGGTGATTTTTGTGAGTGGTATTGCCCGCGGCTTTTTGTCGCCCGCCAATTTTTCGTTTATGCCACAATTGGTAAGTCGTGATTTATATCAGAACGCCATTGTGTGGAATAGTACCTTGTGGGAAGGTGCGGCCGTGGGTGGCCCCATTTTGGGTGGGTTGATTTATGGATACTTTGACATTACCACCGCTTACGCAATGGATGCTGCATTGATGGTTGGGGGCTTACTTTGCATCATTCTTATTCCCAACCGTCCTCTTCCCCCGATTAGTGAAGAGCAAAATGTGTTTGAAAAAATAAAAGCGGGAATCAAATTCGTATTTCAAAATCAAATCATCTTGGGGGCCATCACCCTCGATTTGTTTGCCGTGCTATTTGGTGGTGCAGTGGCATTGTTGCCGATTTTTGCCAACGAGATTTTGCATGTAGGCAAAGAAGGGCTGGGCTTTCTTCGCTCGGCCCCTGGCATCGGGGCGGTTTTAATGGCGGTGTACATCACACGCAATCCCATCCAAAAAAACATGGGAAGGATTTTGCTGTGGTGCGTGGCCGGATTTGGCGCGTGCATGATTGGCTTTGGTCTCTCTACTTATTTCTGGCTGTCCATGGCTTTATTAATATTGAGCGGCATGTTTGACTGCGTAAGTGTGATTGTTCGCAGCACCCTGATCCACACACTCACACCCGAAAACATGAAGGGAAGGGTATCGGCTGTAAACAGTATTTTCATTGGCTCCAGCAACGAGATTGGTTCGTTTGAATCGGGTGTTGCTGCAAAACTTTTGGGTGTAGTTCCTTCCGTGATCTTTGGTGGTGTGATGACCCTAGGCGTGGTGGCCGTTACCGGATGGAAGGCGGTGAAGTTGAGAAGGTTGGATAATGTAAAATAG
- a CDS encoding IPT/TIG domain-containing protein → MLKVKFNCFFWLFLLIVSCEKETVLKEPVIFTLSSDSGFIGSQLIITGSNFGSDKNKISVSFDQIEGKVDSVAVNKLFIRIPEKLTVGAKLISVSLVDKRSNPAIFNILKSYQVSTVAGSGLFGTKDGNGLQASFSQPEELTMDKKGNLFIADNFVIRKIDINGNVSLYAGSSTYGHGDGATGIAKFNQRISGISMDDADNLYVADYRFIRKVDLNGNVTTLCGAMNASIFSALLGITLVDNSLFVVDIGQIKSVDLSGTIKVFTGDGSFSSVDGPTESAKVIPFKITTDNQKNLIFTEFSLGSKIRRSTTSNVSTLISKESLKLNGGLTIDREGNIYTVNGDTIIKIDNQGQIELVAGSVAGYQDGFGNEAKFFKPTGLFVDGSNNIYVCDTFNNRIRKIAPIN, encoded by the coding sequence ATGTTGAAAGTAAAATTCAATTGTTTCTTTTGGCTGTTCCTTCTAATAGTTTCTTGCGAGAAGGAAACTGTATTGAAAGAGCCTGTAATATTTACACTCAGCTCAGATTCTGGCTTCATCGGTAGCCAATTAATTATTACCGGTTCAAATTTTGGATCTGATAAAAATAAAATCTCCGTTTCTTTTGATCAAATTGAAGGAAAAGTTGATTCTGTTGCTGTAAATAAGCTGTTTATAAGGATCCCGGAGAAACTAACTGTGGGAGCAAAATTAATTTCTGTTTCTCTTGTAGATAAGAGATCGAATCCAGCCATTTTTAATATTCTCAAATCCTATCAAGTAAGTACCGTTGCTGGTAGTGGGCTTTTTGGAACTAAAGATGGGAATGGTCTACAGGCATCCTTTAGTCAGCCAGAGGAACTTACAATGGATAAAAAGGGCAATTTATTTATTGCAGATAACTTTGTGATTCGAAAGATAGATATCAATGGTAACGTTTCTCTTTATGCCGGTAGTAGTACATATGGGCATGGTGATGGAGCTACAGGGATTGCAAAATTCAATCAGCGAATCAGTGGAATTTCAATGGATGATGCCGACAATCTTTATGTTGCTGACTATAGATTCATCCGAAAAGTAGATTTGAACGGAAATGTTACAACACTATGTGGGGCTATGAATGCATCAATATTTTCTGCCCTACTTGGAATAACATTGGTTGACAACTCTCTTTTTGTTGTAGATATCGGGCAAATAAAAAGTGTAGATTTATCAGGAACGATAAAGGTGTTTACGGGTGATGGTAGCTTTAGCTCTGTGGATGGTCCAACAGAAAGCGCGAAAGTTATTCCATTTAAAATTACAACGGATAACCAAAAAAATCTCATATTCACTGAGTTTTCATTGGGTAGCAAGATCAGACGTTCTACCACGAGCAATGTTTCAACTTTGATATCTAAAGAAAGCCTAAAGCTTAATGGTGGATTAACAATAGACAGAGAAGGAAATATTTACACTGTAAATGGCGATACTATTATCAAAATAGATAACCAGGGGCAAATTGAATTAGTTGCGGGAAGCGTTGCGGGATATCAGGATGGTTTTGGCAATGAAGCCAAATTTTTCAAACCCACAGGATTGTTTGTAGATGGCAGCAATAATATCTATGTCTGCGATACCTTCAATAATAGAATCAGAAAAATAGCCCCGATCAACTAA
- a CDS encoding aminotransferase class V-fold PLP-dependent enzyme, giving the protein MSSRRSFFKKSIGIAGAASLTSIATQAKAEDISDALFELNKLLPEEAATDEDLWARMAQAYTVSPNILNLNNGGVSPQPKVVQDAVDRYYHLSNEAPTYYMWQILDKGREPLRRKLADLAGVSPEELAINRNTTEALGTFTWGIDLNKGDEIVMTKQDYPNMIHAWKQRELREGVRINWINLSLPVDNDEVVLKAYIDATTSKTKIWHITHLLTWTGQILPAAKLCAEARRRGIISIVDAAHSFAHVDYKISDFNCDYFGTSLHKWLCAPFGTGLMYIRKDKIEKTWPLFPTDKPQSADIRKFEALGTRSFAPEQAIGQAIDFHNAIGAKRKQERLHYLKKYWCEAVTKNPRVKLHISLKPEYSCALGTFSIDGIAPGDIASKLFADYQIHTVSIVWENVSAVRVTPHVYTTTKDLDRFIEAVGKIAGS; this is encoded by the coding sequence ATGTCATCCCGCAGATCCTTCTTTAAAAAATCCATCGGCATAGCCGGTGCCGCTTCCCTTACTTCGATTGCAACGCAAGCAAAAGCAGAAGACATTTCTGATGCGTTGTTTGAACTGAACAAACTTTTGCCCGAGGAAGCGGCCACGGATGAAGACCTCTGGGCACGCATGGCGCAAGCTTACACCGTTTCGCCCAATATTTTGAATCTTAACAATGGCGGGGTAAGTCCGCAACCCAAAGTAGTGCAAGATGCGGTGGATCGTTACTACCACCTAAGCAACGAAGCGCCCACGTATTACATGTGGCAAATTTTGGATAAAGGTCGCGAGCCGTTGCGCAGAAAATTGGCCGACTTGGCGGGTGTCTCTCCTGAAGAATTGGCCATCAACCGAAATACCACCGAGGCACTGGGTACATTTACGTGGGGAATCGACTTAAACAAAGGCGATGAAATTGTAATGACCAAGCAGGATTACCCCAACATGATTCACGCATGGAAGCAGCGCGAATTGCGCGAAGGGGTGAGAATCAATTGGATCAATTTATCGCTGCCTGTCGATAATGACGAAGTGGTTTTGAAAGCCTATATCGATGCTACAACTTCCAAAACCAAGATTTGGCACATCACACACTTACTGACTTGGACGGGCCAGATTTTACCGGCCGCTAAGTTGTGTGCCGAGGCACGTAGGCGCGGTATTATTTCAATTGTAGATGCCGCGCATTCTTTCGCTCATGTCGATTATAAAATTTCTGATTTCAATTGCGATTACTTTGGCACCAGCTTGCACAAGTGGTTGTGCGCTCCGTTCGGCACAGGCTTGATGTACATCCGTAAAGACAAGATTGAAAAAACGTGGCCGCTGTTCCCTACCGACAAACCTCAGAGTGCGGACATCCGAAAGTTTGAAGCGTTGGGCACACGATCTTTTGCACCCGAGCAAGCCATTGGGCAAGCCATCGATTTTCACAATGCCATTGGTGCCAAAAGAAAGCAAGAGCGACTCCATTACTTAAAAAAGTATTGGTGCGAGGCCGTCACCAAAAATCCAAGAGTGAAACTTCACATCTCACTAAAGCCAGAGTATTCGTGTGCGCTCGGCACATTCAGTATTGATGGCATCGCTCCAGGTGATATCGCTTCGAAACTATTTGCCGATTATCAAATCCACACCGTTTCCATTGTTTGGGAAAATGTAAGTGCCGTGCGCGTTACGCCTCACGTGTACACCACAACAAAGGACTTAGATCGGTTTATTGAAGCAGTGGGGAAGATTGCGGGTTCTTAA
- a CDS encoding Abi family protein, whose translation MKYSEFENIMSTTRMGRYLAACNNNSKRAMTLYRKNLQLSQELFTIISCFEIALRNSIDQHYLTIHGNNWLREAASTGGMFDNQRCRLTADNINEAIQKLNANYTHNKLVAELGFGFWRYMFAPHQFLLAGQSLLAIFPAKPQSTPGMQYNASFVFNQLSKVNNIRNRIAHHEPICFISGQPVKSTTYARQHYTLLLQLFQWMTIDEGKLLYGLDHINMICNKIDTL comes from the coding sequence GTGAAGTATAGCGAGTTCGAAAACATCATGTCTACTACCCGGATGGGGCGTTATTTAGCTGCTTGTAATAACAACTCCAAAAGGGCAATGACATTATACCGCAAAAATCTACAGCTTTCGCAGGAATTGTTTACAATCATCAGTTGCTTTGAAATAGCGCTAAGAAATTCAATTGACCAACACTATCTAACCATTCATGGTAACAATTGGCTACGGGAAGCCGCATCAACTGGCGGAATGTTCGATAATCAGAGATGCAGGCTGACAGCTGATAATATTAATGAAGCCATTCAGAAATTAAACGCGAATTACACGCATAATAAGTTGGTAGCTGAATTAGGCTTTGGTTTCTGGCGCTATATGTTTGCTCCACACCAATTTCTCTTAGCAGGCCAATCATTACTAGCAATTTTTCCTGCTAAACCACAAAGTACACCGGGCATGCAGTACAACGCATCCTTTGTATTCAATCAACTCTCAAAAGTCAATAATATAAGAAATAGGATAGCTCATCATGAGCCAATATGCTTTATCTCGGGACAACCTGTGAAAAGCACTACCTATGCACGTCAGCATTACACCCTATTGCTGCAACTATTTCAATGGATGACCATTGATGAAGGTAAACTTCTTTACGGTCTGGACCATATTAATATGATTTGCAACAAAATCGATACTTTATAA
- the atpB gene encoding F0F1 ATP synthase subunit A, giving the protein MKMPFLRLKTAILALLAILLFSATQPAFASESDTTKTEAAFNASEVILHHVKDDHQWPLTHHFIIPLPIILYSSEKGLDIFMSSRFYDEHHNPVEYNGYKLEHNHISMVGDEGHVLDFSITKNVAMLLINATLLLLLLTAVARGYKKNKGKAPSGVQSFFEPIILFVRDEIVKPNIGEKKFEFYLPYMLTLFFFILFGNLLGLLPGAGNLTGNIAVTMTLAVLTFLITNFSGNKNYWGHIFWTPGVPLWLRVIILPVEVAGLFTKPFSLMIRLFVAITAGHIVILGIICLTFIFKSFAVGFGASLISVFINMIELLVAGIQAYVFTMFSSLYIGMAVEEHDHH; this is encoded by the coding sequence ATGAAAATGCCCTTTTTAAGATTAAAAACAGCGATTTTGGCCCTTTTGGCCATTCTTCTTTTCAGCGCAACACAACCCGCTTTTGCTTCGGAATCGGATACCACTAAAACGGAAGCTGCCTTTAACGCAAGCGAGGTAATTTTGCACCACGTTAAAGACGACCATCAATGGCCGCTGACACATCATTTTATTATTCCCCTGCCCATTATTCTATATTCTTCGGAAAAGGGACTTGATATTTTCATGTCAAGTAGATTTTATGACGAGCACCATAATCCTGTTGAGTATAACGGATACAAATTGGAGCATAACCACATCAGTATGGTAGGCGATGAGGGGCATGTATTGGATTTTTCAATCACTAAAAATGTGGCGATGTTGCTAATCAATGCAACGCTTTTGCTATTGTTATTAACTGCAGTTGCCAGAGGGTATAAAAAGAATAAGGGCAAAGCTCCTTCTGGTGTTCAATCCTTCTTCGAACCAATTATTCTATTTGTTCGGGATGAAATCGTAAAACCGAACATTGGCGAAAAGAAATTTGAGTTTTACCTGCCGTATATGCTCACGCTTTTCTTTTTCATTTTGTTCGGAAATCTATTGGGTTTATTACCAGGAGCAGGAAATCTTACTGGAAATATTGCAGTTACGATGACCTTGGCGGTATTGACTTTCCTAATCACAAACTTTAGTGGGAACAAAAATTATTGGGGACACATTTTTTGGACTCCGGGTGTTCCTCTTTGGTTGAGGGTGATAATTCTTCCTGTAGAAGTGGCTGGTTTATTTACCAAGCCATTCTCATTGATGATTCGTTTGTTTGTGGCCATTACGGCTGGTCACATTGTAATACTTGGTATTATTTGCCTCACGTTCATATTTAAGAGTTTTGCTGTTGGCTTTGGGGCATCTTTAATTTCGGTTTTTATTAATATGATTGAGTTGTTGGTTGCAGGGATTCAAGCATATGTTTTCACGATGTTCTCGTCACTCTACATTGGTATGGCCGTAGAGGAACATGACCATCATTAA
- the atpE gene encoding ATP synthase F0 subunit C — MYLAVMGAGIGAGLAAIGAGIGIGRIGGSAMEGMARQPEAANRIQTAMLIIAALIEVAALFALVIAFIVATNAKV; from the coding sequence ATCTACTTAGCTGTAATGGGCGCTGGTATCGGTGCTGGTCTAGCTGCAATTGGCGCTGGAATTGGTATTGGTCGTATTGGTGGTTCAGCTATGGAGGGTATGGCTCGTCAGCCAGAAGCTGCTAACCGAATTCAAACTGCGATGCTTATCATTGCTGCTTTGATTGAGGTGGCTGCTCTGTTTGCACTGGTTATTGCCTTCATCGTAGCAACTAACGCTAAAGTCTAA
- the atpF gene encoding F0F1 ATP synthase subunit B: MDLLLPDSGLIFWQTIIFVGLFILLFVFAWKPILASLKEREQSIQSALDAAEKAKIEMASLKSDNEKLLKETREERDKILREARDAANRLHDEAQASAKKNADKIIEDAKAVIQTEKAAALRDVKAQVAMFSLNIAEKLIKKNLSDDKAQKELTDTFIKDLKLN, encoded by the coding sequence ATGGATTTATTATTACCCGACTCAGGCCTTATATTTTGGCAAACAATAATTTTCGTAGGCCTCTTTATTTTATTATTCGTTTTCGCATGGAAGCCAATACTTGCTTCTCTAAAAGAAAGAGAGCAATCCATCCAATCCGCATTGGATGCTGCCGAGAAAGCGAAAATCGAAATGGCTTCTTTAAAATCTGACAACGAGAAATTGTTAAAGGAAACCCGTGAAGAGCGCGATAAAATTTTGCGTGAAGCGCGTGATGCAGCCAACCGTTTGCACGATGAAGCACAAGCAAGTGCCAAGAAAAATGCTGATAAAATCATTGAAGATGCGAAGGCCGTTATTCAGACGGAGAAAGCAGCAGCGTTGCGCGATGTAAAAGCACAAGTGGCCATGTTCTCCTTGAATATTGCCGAGAAGCTTATCAAGAAAAACCTCTCGGACGATAAGGCGCAGAAAGAATTGACCGATACGTTTATCAAAGACCTGAAATTAAATTAA
- the atpH gene encoding ATP synthase F1 subunit delta — translation MAHSRVASRYVKSLLSLAEEQKVLDQVHADMQLLDSVCKSSRDFSLMLKSPIIRHDKKRDILEAIFKNKVHKITMAIIDILTKKNREPLLPEIAAEFHQAYNVYKGIQKATITTTVAMDNATRAEIEAIVKKLSDKTQVEVVQKVDSSLIGGFVLNVGDKQIDASIKTKLKTLKVKFSENPYIKEF, via the coding sequence ATGGCGCACTCACGCGTAGCTTCCCGATATGTAAAATCTCTGCTCTCGCTGGCCGAAGAGCAAAAGGTGTTGGACCAGGTGCATGCCGACATGCAGTTGTTGGATAGCGTATGCAAAAGCAGTAGAGATTTTTCGTTAATGTTAAAGAGCCCAATCATCAGGCATGATAAAAAGCGCGATATTTTAGAAGCTATTTTTAAAAACAAAGTCCATAAAATAACGATGGCCATCATCGATATTTTGACGAAAAAGAATCGTGAGCCATTGCTTCCAGAAATTGCGGCAGAGTTCCATCAAGCATATAATGTTTACAAGGGCATTCAGAAAGCGACCATTACCACCACGGTGGCGATGGACAATGCTACCCGCGCGGAGATCGAAGCAATCGTGAAAAAATTGAGCGACAAAACACAAGTAGAAGTAGTGCAAAAAGTTGATAGCAGCTTGATTGGTGGCTTTGTGTTGAATGTGGGCGACAAACAAATTGATGCCTCCATTAAAACCAAGCTTAAGACATTGAAAGTAAAGTTTAGCGAGAACCCTTATATAAAAGAGTTCTAA